A single region of the Ctenopharyngodon idella isolate HZGC_01 chromosome 21, HZGC01, whole genome shotgun sequence genome encodes:
- the nxf1b gene encoding nuclear RNA export factor 1, which yields MATADGSRYYSEHDDRVGGPKHRNRKGRGPFRAPMYSDQISRPRQRGGHNGGGGGGGGPGPRSRLHDDDGDVTMAEGPQDSGSQRRFNPYGRPQNRREERNRKGGRGGGGGGGNEDRGGNRYGGRGGGGGSGSDGSRSKNWFKMTIPFGKKYDKDWLLSSLQSVCSMPFHAVHYHTDGNKAQFYIEDSTTANALFKVSRKITDKDGYKVTVIMNSCPPPTLIHTDLKTTDMEHLKQCMAKRFDGSQQALDLNNIRVDPDLVSQNIEVTLNRRNSMLGVIKIIEENIPELVCLNLSNNRLYRLDDLADIVNKVPNLKILNLSHNELKTERELDKLSGLKLVDLSLEGNPLCGHFKNQIDYVSAIRERFPKLLKLDGHDLPPPIGFDLEVAPATLPPCKPSYFCSEEIKTIIHCFLQQYYSIYDSGNRQPLLDAYHDGASFSLSIPFMVQNPSKYSLGDYQKDSRNLKRMKDPTTRFRLIKHTRLNVVAFLNELPKTQHDIASFIVDVNTYTATLLAFTVSGVFKEMDGKSRETYRAFSRVFIAVPAGNGLCIVNDELFVRNATTEEIRRAFVAPAPTPSSSPVPTLSAPQQEMLAAFSLKSGMNLEWSQKCLQDNDWDFDRAAQIFTGLKAQGKIPDVAFVK from the exons ATGGCGACAGCGGACGGTTCGCGCTACTACAGTG AGCATGATGACCGTGTCGGTGGACCAAAGCATCGCAACCGTAAAGGCAGAGGCCCTTTCAGAGCCCCCATGTACAGCGATCAGATTTCTCGGCCAAGGCAGCGAGGCGGTCACAATGGTGGTGGAGGTGGAGGTGGAGGCCCTGGTCCCCGGTCGAGACTGCACGATGATGATGGAGATGTGACCATGGCGGAAGGTCCACAAGACAGCGGCTCCCAGCGCAGATT caatcCATATGGCCGGCCACAGAATCGGCGTGAGGAACGCAATCGCAAAGGTGGACGAGGTGGCGGCGGAGGAGGTGGAAATGAAGATAGAGGTGGCAATCGATATGGAGGCAGAGGTGGTGGAGGTGGCAGCGGTTCTGATGGAAGTCGTAGCAAGAACTggtttaaaatgact ATTCCTTTCGGAAAGAAATATGACAAAGATTGGCTTCTGTCTTCACTTCAGAGCGTATGTTCAATGCCATTCCATGCAGTTCAT TATCACACTGATGGCAACAAGGCCCAGTTTTATATTGAAGACTCCACAACTGCTAATGCTTTGTTTAAAGTGTCACGGAAAATAACAGACAAAGACGGATATAAG GTGACTGTTATTATGAACAGCTGCCCACCACCAACTTTGATTCACACTGATCTGAAGACCACGGATATGGAGCATTTGAAG CAATGCATGGCCAAACGCTTTGACGGATCACAGCAGGCTCTTGATCTGAACAACATCAGAGTCGATCCAG ATTTGGTTTCTCAAAATATTGAGGTTACTTTAAATAGGAGGAACTCCATGCTGGGGGTTATCAAAATAATTGAGGAGAACATTCCTGAG CTGGTTTGTCTGAACTTGAGTAACAACCGGTTATACAGGCTGGATGACTTGGCAGATATTGTCAACAAAGTTCCCAACCTGAAGATTCTCAATCTGTCACACAATGAG CTGAAGACGGAGAGAGAACTTGATAAACTGAGTGGTCTGAAGCTGGTGGATCTCTCATTGGAGGGAAATCCTCTGTGTGGCCACTTCAAGAACCAGATCGACTATGTCAG TGCCATTCGGGAACGATTCCCCAAGCTGCTCAAACTG GATGGACACGACCTTCCGCCTCCCATTGGTTTTGATTTGGAGGTTGCTCCTGCGACTCTCCCCCCCTGCAAG CCTAGCTACTTCTGCTCTGAAGAGATCAAGACCATCATCCATTGCTTCCTGCAACA GTATTACAGCATATATGACTCAGGAAACAGACAGCCCCTGCTAGACGCCTACCATGACGGAGCATCTTTCTCCCTCAGCATTCCCTTCATGGTTCAAAACCCTTCAAA ATATAGTTTAGGGGATTACCAGAAAGACAGTCGCAATCTCAAGCGCATGAAAGACCCCA CTACACGTTTTCGTTTGATTAAACACACACGATTAAATGTGGTGGCTTTCCTGAACGAACTCCCCAAAACCCAGCACGACATCGCCTCCTTTATCGTAGATGTCAACACCTACACA GCTACACTGTTGGCATTTACAGTCAGTGGAGTTTTCAAAGAAA TGGACGGCAAGTCCCGAGAAACATACAGAGCATTCTCTCGAGTATTCATCGCTGTTCCTGCTGGAAATGG TCTATGCATTGTGAATGACGAGCTGTTCGTTCGAAACGCCACTACAGAGGAAATTCGCCGTGCTTTCGTTGCCCCCGCCCCCACACCATCCAGCAGCCCTGTGCCCACTCTGTCCGCCCCTCAACAAGAAATGCTTGCTGCCTTCTCACTAAAGTCTGGCATGAACCTAGAATGGTCTCAAAA GTGCCTACAAGACAACGATTGGGATTTTGACAGAGCTGCTCAGATCTTCACCGGCCTAAAG GCACAAGGAAAGATTCCAGATGTTGCATTTGTCAAATGA